A window of Rhododendron vialii isolate Sample 1 chromosome 13a, ASM3025357v1 contains these coding sequences:
- the LOC131315048 gene encoding probable galacturonosyltransferase-like 7, whose protein sequence is MLWIMRLSGFFSAAVVMIVLSPSMQSFPPAEAIRSSNLDTYSPLNRFSFRKSSPFRNAEECTTIPIIKLGKKSGICDPSLVHVAITLDVDYLRGSIAAVHSILRHSLCPESIFFHFLVSETKLETLVRSTFPQLKFKVYYFDPETVRSLISTSVRQALEQPLNYARNYLADLLEPCVRRVIYLDSDLVVVDDISKLWTTRLQGKTIGAPEYCHANFTKYFTSSFWSDESYSGTFSGRSPCYFNTGVMVIDLGKWRRFGYTKRIERWMQIQKSGATRIYELGSLPPFLLVFAGHVAPIDHRWNQHGLGGDNVRGSCRDLHPGPVSLLHWSGSGKPWLRLDSKQPCPLDTLWAPYDLYGH, encoded by the coding sequence ATGCTTTGGATTATGAGACTGTCAGGGTTTTTCTCCGCTGCGGTCGTGATGAtcgttctctctccctccatgcAGTCCTTCCCACCCGCCGAAGCCATCAGATCGTCCAATCTTGACACCTACTCTCCTCTCAACCGATTCTCCTTCCGGAAATCCTCCCCATTCCGCAATGCCGAAGAATGCACCACTATTCCCATTATCAAATTGGGGAAAAAATCAGGTATCTGCGACCCCTCTCTCGTCCACGTGGCGATTACGCTCGACGTCGACTACCTGCGCGGCTCAATCGCCGCCGTGCATTCCATCCTCCGCCACTCCTTGTGTCCCGAAAGCATATTCTTTCACTTCCTCGTCTCTGAAACCAAACTCGAAACCCTAGTCCGTTCCACCTTCCCTCAGTTGAAATTCAAAGTCTATTACTTCGATCCCGAAACCGTGCGGAGCTTGATTTCCACTTCAGTAAGGCAAGCCCTAGAGCAGCCGTTGAATTACGCGAGAAATTACCTGGCCGATCTGCTCGAGCCCTGTGTGCGCCGCGTTATATACCTGGACTCGGATCTCGTGGTGGTCGACGATATTTCTAAGCTTTGGACGACGCGCTTACAGGGGAAAACCATCGGAGCGCCGGAGTACTGCCACGCGAACTTCACGAAGTACTTCACGTCCAGTTTCTGGTCGGACGAAAGTTATTCGGGCACGTTTTCGGGTCGGAGCCCGTGCTACTTCAACACGGGGGTGATGGTGATCGATCTGGGTAAATGGCGGCGGTTCGGGTACACGAAGCGGATCGAGAGGTGGATGCAGATCCAGAAGAGCGGGGCGACCCGGATCTACGAGCTCGGATCGCTCCCGCCGTTTCTGCTGGTGTTCGCGGGCCACGTGGCGCCGATTGACCACCGGTGGAACCAGCACGGTCTGGGTGGGGACAACGTGAGGGGGAGCTGCAGGGACCTGCACCCCGGTCCGGTGAGTTTGCTCCATTGGAGCGGCAGCGGGAAGCCGTGGCTGAGGCTGGACTCCAAACAGCCGTGCCCGTTGGATACGCTGTGGGCACCGTATGATTTGTACGGACATTAG